One Callithrix jacchus isolate 240 chromosome 4, calJac240_pri, whole genome shotgun sequence genomic window, TTGCACCTATATGTATCAGCAATGCAATAAATACAAATTCAGACTGAGATGGATATGTGTCAATGTGATTGAAATACCATAGTAGCTTAGCTGTTGGTGATATGATTTTTTATAATAATCACTTTCGGTAAAATcctaagtaaaacaaaatataattttgagttttattCAGCTATTGCTAAAAAATTCATGTCTAGTAAAACCACGTAAGAATTACTCTGTGCTTATACTGTTAAAATGGCATTCAAGCCCAGGCCTATGTTTTTTAATATCCAGCAGaacaagggccgggcgcggtggctcaagcctgtaatcccagcactttgggaggccgaggcgggtggatcacgagatcaagagatcgagatcatcctggtcaacatggtgaaatcccgtctctactaaaaatacaaaaaattagcagggcatggtggcgtgtgcctgtaatcccagctactctggaggctgaggcaggagaattgcctgaacccgggaggcagaggttgcggtgagccgagatcgcgccattgcactccagcctgggtaacaagagcgaaactccatatcaaaaaaaatatatatatatatatccagcaGAACATTAGAAAATGTTACAGGTCAATTCACTATGCCGGGTTGTCTCACACATTGGAGGAGTGCTAGCATACTTGTCAGGACTTCCCCAAACATGGAAAACAAGAATATGCGtccatttccaaaatattttcagaggGAGGTAACACCTTCATTAAGAACCACTGCCCTAcaaatacagtgaaaaaaaaagagattacagGTTTATAAGAGGAAGAgcctttttgcttcctttttatcACAGTCATGAATGTTAAACTTACACCCATACATCACCCCTAAACAaacgcacatgcatgcacacacatgtactcaTGCACTCACATACACAAAAAGGCTGTGTTTTATTGAGGGCAACTGTGAGAATATATTTTGTTCAGATGTGCACTGAGAAGGCAGCAGTGgaaagtgaagcagcaagtgGCCCTGAACTAGAAAGAGCTAGTCAGCCTCTGCTAGGAACTAGCTTGAATCCACAAATGCCATGCTTGTCATCCCCATCCTGGCTTTGCATCCTCACTCTGTCTTCACACTCAGGCCTGCCTTTTGTTCCCTATCCACTTCTAGAATCCCACCCTCTGCTGCTCACTTTGCTTCATCATCAGTTACATGATGCTTGAGGAATCTTTCTTTGGGGAGATCACTATTTGTTTTAGTGGAGATGCAGAAGAGAAGATACACTGATAATTCTCAGAAAGTATTGTGGCTGGTGTTTGAGTCCTATGTTATAAAATTTCAGGAAGGGCTTAAGTCTACTGCTGGCTTAAAGAAATCATGTTTCAAATTTCAAGCAGCTAATTACTAATAAACTTCTGGAACCTGTTCCTGGGGTAGGAATTGCCAATTCTCTGAAGTGACTTGAAACACTTTAACAAGTTCAGCCCTGAAatctacatatgtatattttgtaaCAACCCATTATTAAACTCTTAACTGATTCTTATACTTTCCCAGTTGGTTCTCTGGTTTTTATCTGGTGGATGTGTTGCAATATGCAAAGAATGACAACTTTTAACTTTTAGTATTTGTACTTTTCgttgtgttgtttttgttgttgtttgttttgagacagaatctcactcacccaggctggagcacaatggtgatCATAGTACACTAACTTGAACTCTAGGATTCAagctttgagacagaatctcactcacccaggctggagcacaatggtgatCATAGTACACTAACTTGAACTCTAGGATTCAAGCCATccatcctcttgtctcagccttttgagtagctaagactgcagatgtgcactaccacacccaactacttttcttaatttttagttgagacaaggtctcatcatgttgcccaggttggtctcagactcttggcctcaagtgatcctctcacctgggCTTCCTAAGCACTaagtttataggcatgagcctgtaCTTTCCTTTTTTGACAGATTGAATTAACTAGAACTTTACAGTCAGTAACAACACAGCTATCTCTGGTATCTGTAATAGTGAATGTCATATCATTGAGTTTTTtatcttaaattaaaaatacgTATGTATCCCTAATGGTCACTGCCAAGTCATCAGTGGGGGGTGATGAGGATGGAGCCATTCTTTACAGAAGGAAATTCCAATGAAGCAGAAAATGAGTGTTctgttaaaccttttttttttatttatttgtttatttatttttagatggggtctctatctgttacccaggctggaatacaatggtgcaacaatctcagctcactgcaacctctgccttctgggctcaagccatcgtcccacctcagcctctccattagctgagactacaggaatgcaccaccacacccagctaatttttctattttttgtagagttagagtttcaccatgttgcctaagctggtctcgaactcctgagctcaaacagtccagctgcctcagccccacaaagtcctggaattacaggcatgcatcaccacacccagcctttgttAAACCATTTTCAATGAAACTGGAAGTCTCTGTTAATTCATACATATGGTGGATGAGAGAAAGGCTTCCTTTTAACCCACTGACCCTGCTGATAGAACATCTTCCCTCTTTTCTCAGAGACTAGTGGAAAGTCGCCGACAGCAGATCTTAAGAGAGTTTGAAGAGCTTCATAGGCGGCTGGATGAAGAGCAGCAGGTGTTGCTTTCACGACTGGAAGAAGAAGAACAGGACATTCTGCAGCGACTCCGAGAAAATGCTGCTCACCTTGGGGACAAGCGCCGGGACCTGGCCCACTTGGCTGCTGAGGTGGAGGGCAAGTGCTTACAGTCGGGCTTCGAGATGCTTAAGGTTCGACCTTTGCCCCTGCCTAGCCCCTCAGGTCAAGCGCAGTGTAGCTTTGCACAAGTTGTTCTGTCAGCCTGGGATGCTCATTCTTCTGCTCTGCTTCCCTAAATCCAGTTCTTCTAGGTATACTCAAAGGATTTTTGCTACAGAAAAGCTGATCTGATTTCTCCCATCCCCTTCTAATCATTTTTGTGTTCTTATGTTTTGTCAGCAATTATGTGCTTAATATGttctaaagaaaaaattcagtCTTGAGGGAAGTCTAGTCTGAATTAGTGAAAacctatttaaaattttgtaaatgcAGTTACCATTACTTTTAAgtcctgaaattttatttatgtagtgctgaaaaagaacagaaacatattttaaaggatacaggcatacctcagagatactgtgggttcagttccagaccacttCAATAAAGTGATTATCTTGATAAAGCAAGTCACATTAATTTGTTGGGTTTCCTAGTGGAATTGTAATCTTTTTGATGGTGGACGGTCTTGCATCAATATTGATGGATCAAGATGGTGGTTGCTGAAGATTGGGGTGGCTgtgataatttcttaaaataagacaacaaagttTACTTTTGACTCTTCCTTTTATGAAAGATATCTCTGAGCATGTGGTGCTGTTTAATAGCGTATTAttcacagtagaacttctttgaAAATCTTTGAAAACCCGCATCTGTAGTTACTTACTCCGCTGAAGTCACtaaaagtcatccatgagggttggaatagACTTCTTCTAAATGCCTGTTGATACTGATATTTTGGCCTCCATTCACAaatacaaatgttcttaatggcatctagaatgatgaatccTTAGCAGAAAgtcttcaatttactttgcccagatctatCAGAAAAATCACTATTTATGACAGCTTAATGAAGTATGTTTATTAAGTAAGActcaaaagtcaaaattactccttgatctatGGGCTGCCAACTGGATGCTGTGGTAGCAGACGTGAAAACAACATGAATCTTATTTTACATCTCTATCAGAACTTTTGGGTGatcaggtgcattgtcaatgagcagtattattttgaaagaaatcttttctctgagcagtaggtctcaacttaaaattttcagtaaagggacaggcatggtggcttatgcaccctgggaggccgaggcaggtggatcgcctgggGTCAGGAGTGTGAGTTGAGCCTggtcaagatgatgaaaccccatctccactaaaaatacaaaaattaggccaagcgcagtagcttatgcctgtaatcccagctggaggccaaggcaggtggatcacctgaggttgggagttcgagaacagcctgaccaacatggagaaaccctatctctactaaaaatacaaaaaaaaaattagccgggcatggtgacacatgcctgtaatcccagctactcaggaagctgagacaggataatcacttgaacccagaaggtagaggttgcagtgagctgagattgcaccattgcactccagcctgggcaacaagagtgaaactgtctcaaaaaaaataattagctaggcatggtggcgggggcctgtgatcccagctacttgggaagctgaggcaggagaatcgcttgaacccagaaggtggaggttgcagtgagctgagatcatgccattgcactccctcgagtgacaagagcaaaactctccccctaaaaaaaaaaaaaagttcccagtaaatgctaggcatggtagctcacacctgtaatcccagcactctgggaggccgaggtgggaggattgcttaagcccaggaattcaagaccagtctgggtaatataatgccaccccatctctacaaaaagtaatttttttaattaaaaatattcagtataccatgctgtaaacagatgtgctgtcatgtaggttttgttgttccatttctagagcacagggaacgtagatttagcataattcttaagagaCCTAGGATTTTTGAAATGGTAAGTGAGCACtggtttcaacttaaagtcaccagctgccttCTAATAATAGAGCCATCCTGTCCTTTGTAGCTTTgcagccaggcattgacttctctctaacTCTGAAAGCCCTAGATAGTATCTTCTTGAATAGAAGGCTGTTTTCTTTACATTGAAAATGTGTTGTTTAGTGTAGACACATTCATCAGTAATATCTAGATAATTATAATCTCTTCATAATAATCTCTGGATAATAGTCTCAGcaagatcttctggataacttactGCAGCTTCTGCATCAGCACTTGCTTCTCCTTGCACTTTTTTGTTACAGAGATGGTTTCGTTTCTTAAACCAACCTACCTaactttaaacttttcttctgcagcttccttacctctctcagctttcatcgaactgaagagagttagagccttgctctggattgggctttggcttaagggaatgatCTTATATCTAGATCACTAAAATTTTCTCCATCTCAGCAATAAagctcttttcactttcttatcattcatgtgttcactgaagtagcacttttaattttcttcaataacTTTTTGTTAGCATTCACAGCCTGGCTtgctgtttggcacaagaggcctgtCTTTCAGCCCttcttggctttcaacatgccttcctcactaagcttaaacATTTCTAGGtgttgatttaaagtgagagacacgTGACTCTTCtatcacttgaacacttagaggctattgtaggattattaattggtgtaattttatttttatttatttatttatttttgagacggagtttcactcttgttacccaggctggagtgcaatggcgcgatctcggctcaccacaacctccgcctcccgggttcaggcaattctcctgcctcagcctcctgagtagctgggattacaggcacgcaccaccgtgcccagctaattttttgtatttttagtagagacggggtttcaccatgttgaccaggatggtctcaatctcttgacctcgtgatccacctgcctcggcctcccaaagtgctgggattacaggcatgagccaccacgcccagcctaattggtgtaattttaatattgttatgtctcagggaatagggaggccagaggagatggagaaagataAGGGAATGGCTGGTAGTGGATCAGttagaatacataaaatatttaacatacttATCGATTAAGTTTTTCATCTTATATGAATGCAGTTCATGTAAGttccccaaaacaattacagtagtaacatcaaagatcactgatcacaacTCATACTAGATATAATCATGAAAAAGtgtgaaatattgtgagaattatcaaaatgttacagagacatgaagtgaacacatgctgttggaaaaaacgGTGCCAGTAGACTTGCTCGACACAGGTTGCCACCAACCTTCCAGTTGAAAAACACACAGTGTCAACAAAACACAGtaaagcaaagtgcaataaaatgagggAGCCTGAaattatgtataaataataatttgcttttgatatgtaaatattaataatacctCTAAAGTGTTTGAAATAGTTTGTTCTCTTAAGTAAATGAATGATGTTAGCAAAACTGTAGggaacatattttttaatcttagagATTAGATTACCAGCATTTCAATCAGTGAGGCTTCATTGTACATTTATGTTATGTATTGCTTGGTATTTATTCCTGTGTCCTTTCATGTATGTGTGTTCTGCTTTCCACATTAAACTGGGAAATCCTGTGGGACAGAGATTTGTCTTCTTTGTCTTCTGGACCCCAAGTATTCACAAATCAGTATTAGCCCTCAGTTATTaatgtttattgtttcttttttttttttgagatggaatcttgctctgttgcccaggctagagtgcagtggcatgatcttggctcactgcaacctttacctcccgggttcaagcgattttcctgcctcagcctcccaagtagctgggattacaggtgcacactgccatgcccggctaatttttgtgtttttagtagagatggggtttcaccatgttggccaggctggtcttgaactgctgatctcaagtgatctacctgccttggtctaccagagtgctgggattacaggcatgagctactgtgcctgaccAGCTAATAATGTTTATTAACTAATGCAAGACAAGGGATGCCAAATGGTAACAGGAATGTGTGATTTGTTCCTATGCCACCAGTCCGGAACTCTCTGTACTGATCCTCAAGGAGACTGAGATATGTGGTTGGTACTTGGGGGACAGAGTAAAGACTGACACAATCCCTGATTCTTGTAGGGAGCTCCCAGCACCCTTGAAGAGCAAagacaaacataaaagaaataattgggAAGTGATATAAATGACCAGGTTTCATGATGACCAAAAATTGAAAGTAGGGATTAGGTTGAAAGAAGTACATTCAGGTCCCTCTGGAGCTCTTCTTGCATTGTGTGACCCTCAGTTTATCCTACGCCTATTTTGTAGCTGTGGAACTTTGGGGAGGAAAGGGAACCTTTTGCATTCAGGACCGTTGACTACCAGGACCaatattgctttcttttctccttccttctaggATGTCAAAAGTACCCTGGAAAAGTAAGTGATTGTTATATCTCTTTGAGTGAGTTAGGTCTTGGCTTAGAGAGGAGGGGTACAGTCAGGAGTTTGGGTCAGGGATTAGATTGGGAAAGTCATGTAGCATCTGGGCAGGGTATGGGAGAAGGTTCATTGACCCCATGAAGCCAGGTAGAGAACAAATTATTGAGAATAATAATCCCTTTTCCCCTGTAAACGTCAGGACTCCTTGAGAAGGAGAATGATAGGCAGAACCAGATTCTACTGTGCCAGTGGGTGGAACTGTGTCCAAACAAGATGGCAGGAAGAAGGAGTTCAGAGAGCATGAAGGACAGTCaaccatttgcatgaaatataggaatatttttagaaagttctGAGGCTCACTCTCAAAATTAGGATCTGTCCACAAGATCATAAGGCTCTCCTTGGATtactaaaagaaagcaaaaggtgAGCTCTtcatggaggaggaagaaagagggaagataGAGAATTTCATTTACTCCCTAAAGATGTTAACATCTGAATAGTCACTTGGCTGGAGCTTCCCCCTGACTCCACCCTTTCTTCCCTGTCTCCCTATCCTTCCTAGATGTGAGAAGGTGAAGACCATGGAGGTGACTTCAGTATCCATAGAGCTGGAAAAGAACTTCAGCAATTTCCCCCGACAGTACTTTGCCCTAAGGAAAATCCTTAAACAGCTAATTGGTGAGTTGTTACCAAAAGGAAACTAGAAGGAAACACTAGAGAGAAGAAAGCTTTTAGGTCTTACCTTATATGGGTTTGAGTTATCCCATCTCTCACTTTTCTTACTCCCACCCACACCTACCCCTTTACCTGGCTTTTACTGTCACCCTGAGTTACAGAACTTGGAGTGAGAGGAAGCCTTAAGTGTTGTCTACTCTTAGGTCAATACTTGTCTATAGGGAcccagaaaggttaaataatttgccaaagTCACCGGGTAGAGTGATTATATAATTTACCATGTAAACTTGCATAACCTTGAaaggctgggtggctcacacctgtaatcatagcactttgggaggccaaggatggaggattacctgaggtcaggagttcaagatcagcctggccaacttgatgaaaccccatctctactaaaaatacaaaaactagccaggtgtggtggcacgcacctgtaatcccagctactctggaggctgaagcaggagaactgcttgaacccaggaagtggaggttgcagtgagctgagattgtggcactgcactccagcctgggggacagagcgagactccatctcaaaaaaaagtaaagtgaaaGGGAGTATCATTATATTAATGTTAATATGCAGGGAAAAATAGTCATAAAGTCATAAACGAGGCCAGTTCTCAGAAAATAGACACATGGTCACTCTATCCCTAGGCCATACGCTGTCTTGCTCTGCATTCTTCTTAacactttccattttctctgGCTCTCAGGCTGTACCTTGTACTTGTCTACATAGTAAAATAAATGATGATGTCAGAGGGAGATGAAGAGAAGACCAGGCGGGAACCTAGATTACCAGCCCCTGCAGAGTCAAGAGATTATGTTTACTTCAGGGTCAGTGTGAGAAATGAGCCATTGCTTTCTCCCCTGCCTTAGGTGACACCATGGATTGAGAAAGTTAACCAAACCGTGTTGTTCTGGGGACCTTTAAGGGACCAGGCTCTGTAAGGCAGGCTGGAAGAGTGAGGCAGGGGCGTTTAGCTATTCCCATCCTCATCTAGCTCCCCACTCTGGCTTCTCCCGCCAGCGGATGTGACCCTGGATCCTGAGACGGCTCATCCTAACCTAGTCCTGTCGGAGGATCGTAAGAGTGTCAAGTTCGTGGAGACAAGACTCCGGGATCTTCCTGATACACCAAGGCGTTTCACCTTCTACCCTTGCGTCCTGGCTACTGAGGGTTTCACCTCAGGTCGACActactgggaggtggaggtgggcgacAAAACCCACTGGGCAGTGGGTGTGTGCCGGGACTCTGTGAGCCGAAAGGGCGAGTTGACTCCACTCCCTGAGACTGGTTACTGGCGGGTGCGGCTATGGAATGGGGACAAATAcgcagccaccaccacacctttTACCCCTTTGCACATCAAGGTGAAACCCAAGCGGGTAGGCATATTCCTAGACTATGAGGCCGGCACACTGTCTTTCTACAATGTCACAGACCGCTCTCATATCTACACTTTCACTGATACTTTTACTGAGAAACTTTGGCCCCTCTTCTACCCGGGCATCCGGGCTGGACGGAAGAATGCTGCACCACTTACCATCAGACCCCCAACAGATTGGGAGTGACAGGTTGGGATGTGGGAATAACTGGGGTGAGGCAGGGTCAAGTGCTACGGGCCTCCTTCCTGTGTCCTGCTGGAACGTCTTCGTGTCCACCTGGTTCCAGTCCCGAATCATCTTGGAGAAACACCTCAGTTTCTAGGATGGTTTTGGGTGGAGGGAGAGGTAGGACTGGGCTGGATGAGAGAGCACAGCTGTGTCTCCCTCCTGTCAGGGCAAGGAGCTGGTTCCCAGAGGATTATCTGCCCTGAAGTCCATCAGGTTTTCTGTTGCACAAGGAAGGgttgggaaggaaggagaggcttttccagaaacaaacaaaaaaaaatctgtgagggTCTGACTTTCTCAAaccagaggaggaaacagaaacCCCTGCACATCTTTTAGGGGGTTCTTTGACCCAGGATAGTCTTGCTTCTTGAGGTAGATCACAGGAGTCTGTACCTCTAAATTAAAGAAAGATGAATGACAGATGCTCTCATGGGTCTCAACGTTGAAGAGTTTTTCTGAGGGCAGAGGTTGGACATCAACAAGGTTAGAAGATCAGGGAAGTGGGTAAAGGAACAAGTTCCTAGAGATTAACAAAGGGGAAGGAGGTTTTTTGGTCTTCCATTCCAAGGGTAAGATTGCCATTATGGGTAGTATTGGCCAGAGGTAGGAATGTGGAAAGGAGAGGctgaaaagaaagcagaggagaACCCaggtccctgcctcagccttcagcagAGTTGGCTGATTGCCTGCCTCTTTACACCAAGAAGTCAGTCACCTTGCTCCTCTCCAGAGCCAAGGTAGAAGAGATCCTGCAAGACATATCTATCCTTTCACAGTTTTCCCAAGAGAAATTGGAAAGGAGAGTCAGGTattagaggaaagagaaaggttTGTATCCAAAGCCCTGGCCGTAAAGAATGTTATGAAGTAGCTACTCCCAAATTGTCAGCCTTGTTACCTGGCCAAGGTATCCAagccagaaaggaaga contains:
- the TRIM39 gene encoding E3 ubiquitin-protein ligase TRIM39, producing the protein MAETSLLEAGASAASTAAALENLQVEASCSVCLEYLKEPVIIECGHNFCKACITRWWEDLERDFPCPVCRKTSRYRSLRPNRQLGSMVEIAKQLQAVKRKIRDESLCPQHHEALSLFCYEDQEAVCLICAISHTHRAHTVVPLDDATQEYKEKLQKCLEPLEQKLQEITRCKSSEEKKPSELKRLVESRRQQILREFEELHRRLDEEQQVLLSRLEEEEQDILQRLRENAAHLGDKRRDLAHLAAEVEGKCLQSGFEMLKDVKSTLEKCEKVKTMEVTSVSIELEKNFSNFPRQYFALRKILKQLIADVTLDPETAHPNLVLSEDRKSVKFVETRLRDLPDTPRRFTFYPCVLATEGFTSGRHYWEVEVGDKTHWAVGVCRDSVSRKGELTPLPETGYWRVRLWNGDKYAATTTPFTPLHIKVKPKRVGIFLDYEAGTLSFYNVTDRSHIYTFTDTFTEKLWPLFYPGIRAGRKNAAPLTIRPPTDWE